The following coding sequences lie in one Epinephelus moara isolate mb chromosome 17, YSFRI_EMoa_1.0, whole genome shotgun sequence genomic window:
- the LOC126404159 gene encoding uncharacterized protein LOC126404159, whose product MEITSLCLLLSATLSIRPDKSQFFRYDRIYLSCDAPLNSTGWTLMKHNSSETPEPCDNGCTLDDVYPSDSGVYWCESEQGECSNTINITVAAGVVILDSPALPVRKGDEVTLSCIHKERYSKNPTSNFNATFYKNNAFIGTKPDGILTLRAVSTSDEGFYKCEHPTKGESPQSWLGVTAGAQPPGDPRPDMPWYRLLCSILLFLLYTAILILCIYTCRRLARARADAKRRASDHRVLE is encoded by the exons ATGGAGATCACCTCACTCTGTCTCCTACTTT CAGCCACACTGAGCATCCGTCCTGACAAATCTCAGTTCTTTCGGTACGACCGCATCTATCTGAGCTGTGATGCACCGCTGAACTCTACCGGCTGGACACTGATGAAGCACAACTCCTCTGAGACGCCTGAACCCTGCGACAATGGCTGCACGCTCGACGACGTCTACCCGTCAGACAGTGGAGTGTACTGGTGTGAGTCTGAACAGGGCGAGTGTAGCAACACCATCAACATCACAGTGGCCG CTGGTGTCGTGATACTGGACAGCCCTGCACTTCCTGTGAGGAAGGGAGATGAGGTGACTCTCAGCTGCATCCACAAGGAAAGATACTCAAAGAATCCTACATCAAATTTCAATGCTACGTTCTACAAAAACAATGCTTTCATCGGTACCAAGCCTGACGGAATCCTGACCCTCCGAGCGGTGTCCACGTCTGACGAAGGATTCTACAAGTGTGAACACCCGACGAAAGGAGAGTCGCCACAGAGCTGGCTGGGTGTGACAG CGGGAGCTCAGCCTCCAGGTGACCCTCGTCCTGACATGCCTTGGTACAGACTGCTCTGCTCCATCCTGCTGTTCCTCCTCTACACAGCCATACTCATATTGTGTATTTACACATGCCGCAGGCTGGCTCGAG CTCGAGCTGATGCTAAAAGGAGAGCGTCTGATCATCGCGTACTggaatga